One Plasmodium sp. gorilla clade G2 genome assembly, chromosome: 12 genomic window carries:
- a CDS encoding surface-associated interspersed protein 8.3 (SURFIN 8.3) has product MAVKIHSPVSRKKISSTTYPLYFTLFFERLKNYVSDRISNVKNSENYNKLCRHLNYDIDDAQEIFSTYDFLNIPRDAKVASWNRNIENHLEREMRIKSENKCKRIYPFYPRIQRHRRKMLEDYCEERDKRRDEVNASDNYEQKCLEFNEWVITNENAINNSFNNNITDDDRIKGAYTIDNNCTLRKASILFPRIECKNEEEKKEDEPEEETDSDDEYSGEEDEGPKEPDDETDSDDEDPKEPETPNPPPENEGTEIPGFSNLPPYVGFNHLQTESGRFVRDSPRLIFDMFDNFFQLPIFGKSKITSTAEGFSHIFNIRIPPTNVVVPTPKIPPTGNPPMQVTPYLIFIPIGLLILLISIILNLMDKKKEMIAVRKEEKVKVKTVVPSAVYIRIKELEKLREEIKEKQKEKLKKKIQVKKKVEIIEDPYKIKLLERKKWLWKTIIEIHMLILEEQRKAEWEFNKGDFLNICIDEFSRQEKKSDINVITSDLLFGEEKDVETIYMMNKQSDMWYRWVERHEHMLEKWKEEEWFLRLKESWRDEEEEYMKRAYKELLISLRGDKYHMSQRQKIIWRIWIAKHPFRVREFVIDKWFNKLFEELEKEGIISDEAIRNFISLHEEQYDEEQIEEFIKYKKKVLVVILWIKIYMSILEEYIKEEDIESEKLFIDTSFEELKKKKEIEEEVIEDLKKDIYGIDKMKELEKYKGEDWFKQMQQDWIRREYKFVSSYNLGSDDEEEFYEFVKKPTMEIQKDLLKEQWRNIELKWIDEDNDEDWLEDELLKKRKYIKPEDKMKHRIIREDDIYSEELKIYDEIEKRGIYLLNKKVLKWKIIIEIHLEVLYDCKMEQWEKNKEDFLDICIEELVKKQNEDKKNNEDYDYITNESDIYNIVENTKSFWNIWTNRHNYMLEKWNKENWFVQLKNEWDNEQNEYMRKTYKELLISLKGDKYNMSQRQKIIWRKWIAKHPYKINEEIINKWLNHLLDEIDKNGIISDEAIKKFLSLEKDISDEELHKYRKKKLEVILWIKIYMSVLEEEKNEELEKSKESFLNTCIDELKKEEYSEENERMISMVDEMKKGFHICDKVQDDKKWKNEEWYNNLKKEWIKEEDKYINSLDLMEKNEIYEDDLLNNPLIEVEKGVLLKHWKDMYIKWIDEDNERDWLRIAIDKDNINTDEMNEDINRMIELNKLNDYSNKLHDNKSIKWKTIIEIHMEVLNDCKNEEWEMNKGDFLEICLQEFGNIENKEYSHIINNMLMIGDLEYKHLNVDAIDRQNNLWNRWIERHRYMLEKWKKEKWFIILKENWKNEENKYMRKAYLELLISLREDVKNPMLQRQKIIWRKWIAKNLYHIESNVIKKWFDKLLEEIERKGVIDLDECKNLMQLEEDDEYLEELKEYRKKKLICIIWIKIYMMIIEEHKKEECLESKEIFLDTCVDELKRNENLEGNELCVDDMKKSILLNDQKEEIEKLKMKKWYKDLKKEWIIEEDRYFRSIINEEDDEEYKDIIRKPLRDVEKKISKKHWDDIQLKWIDEDNERDWLKIASNENEEDNYAYTRNRKKKYMNIYSEYYKRNRKKSGNNICEKISKINRINIEKEILNHDMENTYQEADDYKLKNEYFDICFDLLKEGNMYYTNLWIKNKTIDDSYEYLDNILNKMLEKHKLLLYNMKEKNKILIDELEKEEWFINLWNDWNEERNNHMKNIPYKYNITKVFDDELKYLYIEEEKEIWKEWILKNINNIEEWEHEYWFNDLLERYEMFTIDFSDEIYSIELENYLKEKILKVALLIDIFMAILDTSFNEVSEENNEYFTKSEMENMEYDMIYDYNDEEEKIKIREWFEKCITETQNGKIAKKNKMKKVSFQKELEEKGIMSEKLEGETSVYNKQLIEQKMNILKESYNRNEDNKSMI; this is encoded by the exons aTGGCTGTTAAAATACATTCTCCAGTAtccagaaaaaaaataagttcTACTACATATCCTTTATATTTTACTCTTTTTTTCGAAAggttaaaaaattatgtttcCGATAGGATTAGTAATGTAAAAAATTCAGAAAATTACAATAAATTATGCAGGCATTTAAACTATGACATCGATGATGCACAAGAAATATTTTCTACATATGATTTCTTAAATATTCCTAGAGATGCTAAAGTAGCATCATGGAATAGAAATATTGAAAATCATTTAGAAAGGGAAATGCGTATAAAGTCagaaaataaatgtaaaagaatatatcctttttatcCAAGAATTCAAAGACACAGACGAAAAATGTTGGAAGATTATTGTGAAGAAAGGGATAAAAGAAGAGATGAAGTTAATGCTTCAGATAATTATGAACAAAAATGTTTAGAATTTAACGAATGGGTAATTACGAATGAGAACGCaattaataattcatttaataataatataactgATGATGATAGAATTAAAGGAGCATATactattgataataattgtaCTTTGAGAAAAGCATCTATTTTATTTCCACGAATAGAGTGTAAAAAtgaggaagaaaaaaaggaagaCGAACCTGAAGAGGAAACAGACTCTGATGATGAATATAGTGGAGAAGAGGATGAAGGCCCAAAAGAACCTGACGACGAAACAGACTCTGATGATGAAGACCCCAAAGAACCTGAAACTCCGAATCCCCCCCCTGAAAATGAGGGTACTGAGATACCTGGATTTTCTAATTTACCTCCATATGTTGGTTTTAACCATTTACAAACAGAATCTGGAAGGTTTGTACGTGATTCTCCTAGGTTAATATTTg ATATGTtcgataatttttttcagtTACCAATATTTGGGAAATCCAAAATTACAAGTACTGCAGAAGGTTTTAgccatatttttaatatacgcATTCCACCTACAAATGTTGTAGTACCAACTCCTAAGATTCCACCTACTGGTAATCCTCCTATGCAAGTAACACCAtatcttatatttattcctATAGGTTTGTTAATCCTTCTAATTTCCATAATCCTGAATTTAATGGATAAA aaaaaagaaatgatagCAGTgagaaaagaagaaaaagttaAAGTGAAAACTGTGGTTCCTTCTGCTGtgtatataagaataaaagaaTTAGAAAAGTTACGTGAAGAAATAAAGGAAAagcaaaaagaaaaattaaaaaaaaaaatacaggttaaaaaaaaagttgaaATTATAGAGGAtccttataaaattaaattattagaaAGAAAGAAATGGTTATGGAAAACTATTATAGAAATACATATGTTAATTTTGGAAGAACAAAGAAAAGCAGAATGGGAATTTAATAAAGgagattttttaaatatatgtattgatGAATTTTCAAGGCAGGAAAAAAAATCagatataaatgtaataacAAGTGATTTGTTATTTGGTGAAGAAAAAGATGTAGaaactatatatatgatgaataaGCAAAGCGATATGTGGTATAGATGGGTTGAACGGCATGAACATATGTTAGAAAAATGGAAAGAAGAAGAATGGTTTTTAAGATTAAAAGAGAGTTGGagagatgaagaagaagagtATATGAAAAGAGCttataaagaattattaattaGTTTAAGAGGTGATAAATATCATATGTCCCAAagacaaaaaattatttggAGAATATGGATTGCAAAACATCCATTTAGAGTTAGAGAATTTGTTATAGATAAATggtttaataaattatttgaagAGCTTGAAAAGGAAGGTATCATATCGGATGAAGCCATAAgaaattttatatctttacaTGAAGAACAATATGATGAAGAACAAATCGAAgaattcataaaatataaaaagaaagtgTTGGTGGTTATATTatggataaaaatatatatgtcaatattggaggaatatataaaggaAGAAGATATAGAGAGTGAAAAGTTATTTATAGATACATCGtttgaagaattaaaaaagaaaaaagaaatagaagAAGAAGTGATAGAAGATttgaaaaaagatatatatggaaTAGATAAAATGAAAGAACTTGAAAAGTATAAAGGAGAGGATTGGTTTAAGCAAATGCAACAAGATTGGATTAGAAGAGAATATAAATTTGTTTCGTCATATAATTTGGGAAGTGACGATGAAGAGGAGTTTTAtgaatttgttaaaaaacCAACAATGGAAATACAGAAAGATTTGTTAAAAGAACAATGGAGAAATATAGAATTAAAATGGATTGATGAAGATAATGATGAAGATTGGTTGGAAGATgaattgttaaaaaaaaggaagtaTATAAAACCTGAAGATAAAATGAAACATAGAATAATTAGAGAGGATGATATATATAGcgaagaattaaaaatttatgatgaaatagaaaaaagaggtatttatttattaaataaaaaggtATTGAAATGGAAAATCATCATTGAAATACATTTGGAGGTATTATACGATTGTAAAATGGAACAGtgggaaaaaaataaagaagactTTTTAGATATATGTATAGAAGAATTagtaaaaaaacaaaatgaagataaaaaaaataatgaagattatgattatataacaaatgaaAGTGATATTTACAACATAGTGGAGAATACCAAATCATTTTGGAATATCTGGACAAATAGACACAATTATATGTTAGAAAAAtggaataaagaaaattgGTTTGttcaattaaaaaatgagtgggataatgaacaaaatgaatatatgagaaaaacatacaaagaattattaattaGTCTTAAGGGtgacaaatataatatgtcgcagagacaaaaaataatttggAGGAAATGGATTGCAAAACATCCttacaaaataaatgaagaaattataaataaatggtTAAATCATTTATTGGATGAGATAGATAAAAATGGTATTATTAGTGACGAagctataaaaaaatttttatctttagaaaaagatatatcGGATGAGGAGttacataaatatagaaagaaaaaattagaagTAATTTTgtggataaaaatatatatgtctgTTTTGGAAGAAGAGAAGAATGAAGAATTAGAGAAAAGCAAGGAGTCCTTTTTAAATACATGTATAGATGAGTTAAAAAAGGAAGAATATtctgaagaaaatgaaagaaTGATATCAATGGTTGATGAAATGAAAAAGGGATTTCATATATGTGATAAGGTACAAGATGACAAAAAGTGGAAAAATGAAGAATGGTATAATAATTTGAAGAAAGAATggataaaagaagaagacaaatatataaattctttGGATTTAATGGAAAAGAATGAAATATATGAGGATGATTTGTTAAATAATCCCCTTATAGAAGTAGAAAAAGGtgtattattaaaacattggaaagatatgtatataaaatggaTTGATGAAGATAATGAAAGGGATTGGTTGCGTATCGCAAtagataaagataatataaacacaGACGAAATGAATGAGGACATAAATAGAATGATCGAGTTGAATAAATTAAACGattattcaaataaattgcatgataataaaagtatCAAATGGAAAACTATCATAGAAATTCATATGGAAGTTTTGAACGACTGCAAAAATGAAGAGTGGGAAATGAATAAAGGGGACTTTTTAGAAATATGCTTGCAAGAATTTggaaatattgaaaataaggAATATTcccatattataaataacatGTTAATGATAGGAGACCTAgaatataaacatttaaatGTGGATGCAATAGATAGACAAAATAATTTGTGGAATAGATGGATAGAAAGACATAGATATATGTTggaaaaatggaaaaaagaaaaatggtttattatattgaaaGAGAATTGGAAGAATGAagagaataaatatatgagaAAAGCTTATTTAGAATTGTTGATTAGTTTAAGAGAGGATGTTAAAAATCCAATGTTACAAAggcaaaaaattatatggagAAAGTGGATtgcaaaaaatttatatcatatagaatcaaatgttataaaaaaatggttTGATAAATTATTAGAAGAAATTGAAAGAAAAGGAGTTATAGATTTAGATGAATGTAAAAATTTAATGCAGTTGGAAGAAGATGACGAATATTTGgaagaattaaaagaatataggaaaaaaaaattaatatgtatcatatggataaaaatatatatgatgataattgaGGAACACAAAAAGGAGGAATGTTTAGAAagtaaagaaatatttttggATACATGTGTAGATGAATtgaaaagaaatgaaaatttaGAGGGTAACGAATTATGTGTGGatgatatgaaaaaaagTATCCTATTAAATGAtcaaaaagaagaaatagaaaaattaaaaatgaaaaaatggtATAAAGATTTGAAGAAAGAATGGATAATTGAGGAAGATAGATATTTCAGATcaataataaatgaagaagatgatgaagaatataaagatataataagaaaGCCATTAAGAgatgttgaaaaaaaaatatcaaaaaagcATTGGGATGATATTCAATTAAAATGGATAGATGAAGATAACGAAAGGGATTGGTTAAAAATTGCAagtaatgaaaatgaagaagataatTACGCTTATACAAGAAAtaggaagaaaaaatatatgaatatttatagtgaatattataaaaggaatagaaaaaaaagtggaaataatatatgtgaaaaaataagtaaaataaatagaataaatatagaaaaggAAATATTGAATCATGATATGGAAAATACTTATCAAGAAGCAGATGACTATAAATTAAAGAATgaatattttgatatttgCTTTGATTTGTTGAAAGAAggaaatatgtattatacaaatttatggataaaaaataaaacaattgatgattcatatgaatatttggataatatattaaataaaatgttggagaaacataaattattgttatataatatgaaagaaaaaaataagatattAATTGATGAACTGGAAAAAGAGGAATGGTTTATTAATTTGTGGAATGATTGGAATGAAGAAAGAAATaatcatatgaaaaatataccatataaatataatattacaaaagTTTTTGATGAcgaattaaaatatttatatattgaagaAGAGAAAGAAATATGGAAAGAAtggatattaaaaaatataaataatatagagGAATGGGAACATGAATACTGGTTTAATGATTTATTAGAAAGATATGAAATGTTTACAATTGATTTTAGTGATGAAATATATAGTATAGAATTagaaaattatttgaaagagaaaatattaaaagtagCATTGctaatagatatatttatggCAATTTTAGATACAAGTTTTAATGAAGTGAGTGAGGAgaataatgaatattttacaaaatcGGAAATGGAAAATATGGAATATGATATGATATATGATTACAATGATGaagaggaaaaaataaaaataagagaaTGGTTTGAAAAATGTATAACTGAAACACAAAATGGAAAGATAGccaaaaagaataaaatgaaaaaagtatCATTTCAAAAAGAATTAGAAGAAAAAGGAATTATGAGCGAAAAATTAGAAGGTGAAACTtctgtatataataaacaattgatagaacaaaaaatgaatatattaaaagaaagtTATAATAGAAATGAGGATAATAAATCCATGATATGA